In Natranaerobius thermophilus JW/NM-WN-LF, the genomic stretch CTTGAGAAACTTTGTCGACAATCCCACCTACTCGTCATACTTTAATTCAGATTTTCAAGATGACTACTGCCTTCAAGACAAGTATTTTAAGGCAAATAACCATAGAGAAGGGGTATCACCTGAAGATTTTCCCACTCAGGAGATACCTGTAGTTGGGCAAGAACAAAGTTCGTCTACTTCTTCAGATCAAGGAACCGATAAGGTGGAGGGAAACAATGTGAACAAGAAAAAGCGTACTAAAAAATCCAGACCTAAAATTTCGATAAAGAAATTACTGCTGGCAATTTTGATACTTGGTGTGATTATTGGAGGAGTATCCTGGGGAGTTAATCGAATAATGGCTTTTTTAGTAGTTCCCCAAGTAACTGTACCTAATGTACAGGAAATGTCTTTAGATGAAGCCCAAGAAACTTTGCAAGAAGAAGGGCTTGATAGTGCAGTAACTGAAAGGGAACCTCATCCAGAAATTGAGGCAACTTATGTTATTCGGCAAGACCCTGAAGCTGACAGCACAGTTCGGCAAAATAGAACAATAGGTTTGATTATTAGTGAAGGTCCGGAATTACTGCAAGTACCGGACGTTGAAGGAATGAGCCAACGTGAAGCTGTAATAAAACTAGAACAAGGTGGATTTGAAGTTCAGGTAGAGGAAAAATATGACGAAGTAGAAGCTAATAAGGTGATATCTCAAGACCCAAGTGAAGATACAGAATTAGAGGAAGGTGAGCAGGTCTATATAACTGTTAGTTTAGGGGAAGAACCTTTTGTTTTACCAGACTTTGTCGGGGAAGATTTCGAAGAAATAGAAGAAGAAATTGATGATTTAGATTTAGAACTGAGAAACACTTATGAAGAAGAAGACCCCACATTACCTTCAGAAGTCATTACTAGACAATGGCCTGATTCCGGGGAAGAAGTGCAACCTGGGGACAATGTAGATCTTTGGGTTAATAAAGCAGAAGAACAGGACGAAGATGTAGAACGACATACTATACAGCTTGAGAATTTACCCACTGATGAGGAAATTAAAATCGTTGTTGATGATGAATTAGGAGCTCATGTAGTCTTTGAAGGAGTTCCTGAAGAAGATTCAATGGAAATTGAGGGAACAGAACAAGGAATAGTTGAAATATCTACCCAAGATGAACAAGGTGAATTCACACAGATTTACGATATCATAATTTTCCCCGAGTAAGGTGGGTGATAATAAATGCAGGGTAGAGTAGTCAAAATTATAAATGATTTCTATTATGTACAAGGCAATGAAAAGAACGCAACAATAGAATGTAAATTAAAAGGCAATTTAATTAAAGATAATAACTTTCCCTTAGTAGGAGACGTAGTTTTAGTGGAACTTACAGGGGAAGGGCAGGGTATGATATCAGATTTATCATCCCGAGAGAACCGGCTTGTAAAACCTGCAGTTGCCAATGTGGATCAGGTGATTGTAGTCACATCTGTCAAAAACCCTAAACCGAATCTCCAATTAGTTGACCGTCTATTGGTTTGGGCTTATTTTGAAGGATTACAGGGAATGGTCTGTATTAACAAAAGAGAACTAGACTATCAAAAAGCACAGGAATTGGCTGAAATATATAAAACTTCAGAGATAAATACAACCTTAATCAGTGTCAAGGAAAACGATCTGGATCATCTCCCAAAATTCTTTGAAAATAAAACTTCCGTTCTAGCTGGTCAATCTGGCGTAGGTAAATCCAGTATTTTAAACACCTTGAATCCGGACTTAAACTTGGAGGTAAATCCCGTAAGCAGAAAAGCTGGTACGGGCAAACATACCACCCGTCATTGTCAACTTTTAAAAGCCGGTGGAGGATTTTTAGTTGATACACCAGGATTTAACAAAAAAAAGTTGCCAGAAATAGTGCCAGAACAGCTAGAACTTGCATTTCCAGAAATAAAAAAGCATTCTTCAGATTGCAAATTTAATGACTGCTCTCATAGAAAGGAACCTGATTGTCAAGTTAAGAAATTGGTCGGCACTGATATACCTACTACGAGATACGAACACTTTGTCAAATTTTTTGAAGAATTGGTAGACATGGAAAGGAGTTTTTGATGATGACATTAGTGGCACCATCAATATTATCAGCTGATTTATTGAAGTTAGAAGAGCAGATCAAGGCTGTTGAAGCTGCTGGGGCAGATATGATTCACGTCGATGTAATGGATGGACGATTCGTTCCCAATATAACCATGGGACCCAAAATTGTTGAAGCCCTCAAGAGAATAACCTCTATTCCTTGTGATGTACATTTGATGATTGAAGAACCGGAAAAGTATATCGACAAATTCGCTCAAGCAGGTGCCGATATATTGACTATTCATCAGGAAGCTTCATTGCATTTGGACAGAAATATAGAAGCAATTACTGCACATGATATTAAAGCTGGAGTTTCTTTAAACCCTGCTACACCTTTAGAGCAAATAAAGTGGGTATTACCAAAACTGGATCAGGTTTTATTGATGAGTGTTAATCCTGGGTTTGGTGGACAAAAATATATACCATATGTATCAGGCAAAATAAGCGATTTGGATAAAATTCGAAAGGCGGGTAAATATAGCTTTATGATTCAAGTTGATGGAGGAATAAATCACAGTAATGCCAAACAGGTGCTGGACTCTGGTGCAGATATACTGGTAGCAGGCTCTGCTATATTTTCATCCAAACTGGGGTTAGAACAAGCTATTAAATTGTTAAAATACCCTTCCCCAGATCCAACTTCTATTTAGATTTTCTCTAAAATTTGTACATGCCGATTTTTCGAAAAGAGTTCATAGTTAAACATAGATTAGTGAATTATGCATAAAATATAATAAACAAAATAGAAGAAAGTAACATTCTGTCGGTTTCAATAATAGAATAATACCAACCCAAATTTGGTGTTGAAATAATTAATTATTATTTGGGGGAGGGATTTGAATGAAATTTTATACAATCAAATTACCTGGGTTTTTAGCTAAATTATTGAGAGGTTTTTTAGGTAAAGGGAATAAGGGACAGGAGTCGTAAAATAAAATAAATAAAAAAGCGCTTTTACAGCGCTTTTTTACTTAAAATGCTCTTTCTATTTTCCCGGCTTTAATACACTGGGTGCACACTTTAACTTTTTTAGGTCTGCCATCGACCATGGCTTTTAATTTTTGGATATTCCCCTTCCATTTTCTTTTTGTTTTCTTATTGGAATGGGATACACTTGCACCGGAGTTATTTCCTTTACCGCAAATTTCACATAAATTAGCCATTTTTATACCCCCTTTATTTTGATATTGGATGAGTTGTTCTACCTGTTTATTTTCTAACTAAGTAATTATAATAATACCAACTAAACTATGTGTATTTTAGCATAAGATACATTAACTGACAAGAAAAGAAGGAATTATCGAAAAGCATATTGAATTATAGACTTGGATAAAGCTAGGGTTAAGTACTATAATATCCTTATAAAAAGGAGGTGAATCCTGGCGTATAAGCCAGGTTTAATATGAAAGGAAATATCTTTGAAACGCAATATGGCCAAATTTCGTTATCCGAACAAGTAATTGCCACTATAGCAGGGATTTCAGCTATTGAATGTTACGGATTAGTAGGGATGGCTTCTCGCAGGTTAAAAGACGGTATAAATGAAATTCTAAGAAAAGAAGATTTAAGCAAAGGTGTTGAGATTAAAGTTTCAGAAGACAAGCTGGTCATTGAACTATATATCATCGTCAGTTATGGTACTAAAATATCCGTAGTAGCCCATAATGTTATGGAAAAAGTAAAATACACTGTGGAATATTATACTGGACTGGAAGTTGAGGAAGTAAATATCAATGTACAGGGTGTAAGGGTTCAGGAGTAAAGGGGGTACAAATATTGAGTAAAGAAACCATTGACGGATTAATGTTAAAACAAATGATAGCTGGTGGAGCAGTTTCATTAAATAAAGCAAAAGAAGAAATTAATTCTCTCAATGTTTTTCCCGTACCTGACGGTGATACGGGTACTAACATGAATTTAACAGTAAAATCGGCTAAGGAAGAGGCTGAAAAAGTTACTACTAATCATGCTGGTGAAGTGGCCAAGGCTATCTCAAAAGGAGCATTAATGGGAGCACGAGGTAATTCAGGTGTTATTTTAAGCCAGCTATTTAGAGGCTTTGCTAAAGAGTTAGAACAGTATGCTGAAATAGATGTGAAAACCTTTATCAAAGCCATGAATTCTGGTGTAAACACAGCTTACAAAGCTGTTATGAAGCCAGTTGAAGGTACTATTTTAACTGTTGCTAAAGATGCTGCTAAAGGAGGACAAAAATATGTCCGCAACAAGTCAGAAACTAATTTTAATGAACTATTAAATTATGTAATTCAAAGTACTGATGAAGGTGTTCAAAGAACACCACAACAATTAAAGGTTCTAAAAGAAGCTGGTGTAGTAGATGCTGGAGGTAAAGGATTATACTATATTTACTATGGATTTTTAATGGGACTTTCTGGCGAGGATTTTTCCTCTTTGAAGGTAGATATACCTATCGCCGAAAGTCAGATTCCTGAAGGTCATCACGAAGAAGATGCTGATTTGGTTTACAAATTTTGTACGGAATTTATTCTTTCTGGTGTAAATCAGCCAGAAGAAACTGAGAAGACTCTCAAACAGGAATTGATGGCCTATGGTGATTCTTTACTGGTAGTAGGTGAAACTGATATAGTTAAAGTCCATGTACATACTAATCGACCGGGAAAAGTCCTGGAAGATTCAATGAAATTTGGAGAACTAACAGACATCAAAATAGATAATATGAAAAAACAACACGATACAGAAATAATTAAAAATGAAGAACCAGGGGATAGTAAGGAAGACGAGTTTAATGAAGAACAAATAGATAAGGTGGGAGTTATAACGGTTGTTAATGGAGCTGGTTTTGATGAGATCTTTCAAAGTTTAGGTGCTTCTCATGTAGTTACAGGCGGACAAACTATGAACCCTAGCACTGAAGATTTAATTAACGCAATTAATCAAATACCTGAGTCCAGTGTTATTTTATTACCGAATAATAAGAACATTATTATGGCTTGTGAGCAGGCTAAGGAAATATCAGACAAACAGGTAGAAGTTATCCCTACAAAAACGATCCCTCAAGGTATAAGCTCTATGATGGCCTTTGACCCAGAAGCCGACGATATGAAAGAAATGGCTGAGGATATGGGAGACGCTTCTCAAGAAGTTATTACTGGAGAAATAACTTACGCCGTTAGAGATACTAAGATTGATGATATGGATATTAAAAAGGATGAAATAATAGCTATAGTAGATGGGAAAATCACTAATCACGGAACTGAATCTGAACAAGTGTTATTAGATGCTTTAAATGATTTAGTTTCGGAAGACCACGAAATTATAACCATTTATTATGGTGAAAATACTAATAAATCTAAAGTTGATAATTTAATTTCAGATCTAGAAGGTATTTTCACCGACTGTGAAATTGAAAGCCATTACGGAGGTCAACCGTTATATTACTATACATTTTCTGTGGAGTAATTAAGGAGGCTAGACTATGACGATTCATATAGTAACTGATAGTACATGTGATTTACCTAAAGAAATAATAGAAAAATATAGTATCAATGTAGTACCCTTAAACGTTCATTTTGCGGAAAATACCTATAAAGACAAGATTGACTTATTTCCTGATGAATTCTACCAAAAATTAGTGAATTCACAGGAACATCCCGAAACTTCTCAACCTTCTCCAGGAGATTTTGTAAACTGTTATCAAGAAATTGCAGGGGAGAAGGATCAAATATTATCAATACATTTGTCCTCAGAGCTTAGTGGCACATTTCAATCAGCTAATATTGCTAAGGAAATGCTACCTGATTTAGATATTACGGTGATTGATTCTAAATTGGCATCCCTGGCTATGGGATTATTAGTCAAAAAGGCTGCAGAAGCAAGAGAGCAAGGAGCTTCTATGGAAGAAATTGTCGACAAAATTGATGTTTTGAAAGAAAAAATTACCTTGTATTTTTTTGTGGATACTTTGGAATATTTAAAACGAGGAGGCAGAATTGGTAAGGCTCAAGCCCTGGTAGGCTCTCTTTTAGATATCAAACCGATATTAACCATTAATAATGAGGGAATCATTGAACCCATTGATAAAGTGAGAACAAAAAAGAAAGCAATAAACAAGGTAATTGATCTATTAAAAGAAGCAAAGGGAGACGTGAATGTAACGGCGGGAATTCTTTATAGTGGTAATGAACAAGAAAATCTAGATATGATTAAAACTAAAATTAGCGAAGAATTTAATTGTGAAGACATGGTGATTTCACCCTTCGGACCTGTTATTGGAGTCCATGTTGGTCCAGGGGCCTTTGGAGTATGTATGATTTAACAAATAAAATTTAATAATTCATCATAAATCCGAACACAAGGGTGTTTATTGCCCTTGTGTTTTTTAGTTAGGAAAACACTTCTAGTATTAAGTCTTGCTAAGGGAGAAATAATACAAATAGACAATAAAGAAGGAGGTGACAATATGGGTACAGGTCAAAAAAGAAACAAAGCTCTTGTAGAAGGTGCCGAGAGAGGCCTTTACCAATTCAAATATGAAGTAGCTAGCGAACTAGGAATTCAGCCTCCTCAAAGTGACTATTGGGGTAATCTTACCTCAAGAGACTGTGGTGCAGTAGGAGGCAACATGACTAGAAAGATGGTTGAAGCTTATGAAAACCAGTTGAGCCAAACAGGAGGTCAATAACAGAATATCTTCACACATATAAGTTAACAGGGCCGGGTAGACTTAGATCTACCCGGTTTTATTTATATTCTCTAATAAATTTATTATAACCCAACGAAAAGGTTAAAAATGAAAAATGTAACATAAAAAAGAAAATTTTTTCCCTTTTATTAATAAACCAGGGTCTTATAGACCCTGGTTTACGGGAGAGGAGAAACCGGAGGAAGAGTTTGGGGTTAACCCTTCTATGAATATTATTACCATTTAAGTAAAGAGTATACACTATTAAAAAATTTTGTAGCCAACATTACGAAACTTAATTGAAATTTCTTTTTTTTGTTGGTAGAATATAGATGTTCTAAATCATTTATAATACAAGTGGTGAATATATAATATGAGGATAATAGCTGGATCAAAAAAGGGGCTAAAACTACATAGCTTAAAAAGTAATAAAATCAGACCAACTTCGGATAAGGTTAAAGAATCAATATTTAACATGCTACAAGATATCACGGATACCCATGTTCTTGATATGTTTTGCGGTAGTGGTAATTTAGGTTTAGAGTCACTTAGCCGTGGGGCTAGGGATGTTACATTCATTGACAATAATATTTCTGCTATCAAATTGGTGCGAAATAATGTGAAATTATGTGAATTTTCATCACAAGTCGAAATTATTAAAGACGATATTTTTAAATGGTTGTCAAAGGGAGTGCAAGCAAAAAATACAGCTTTTGACTTAGTTTTTGCAGATCCGCCGTACAGACAAGGTTATACTGATAAATTGTTGAGTTCTGAAGAGTTAGCTGCCATAATATCCCATGGTGGTTTATTAATTTTAGAACATGAGCAAGGGAAATTAATTGAAACTGAGCTAAAACTATGGAAACAAGTAAAGGAAAAAAATTATGGTGATACTACAATTACAATCCTAACACCGTTAAGGAGTGAATAGTTATGAAAACGGTAATTTATCCCGGAAGTTTTGATCCACCAACAAATGGCCATTTGGATATTATTCAAAGAGCTGCTCGGGTTTTTGATAAAGTTATAGTTGCTGTGTTAAATAATCCAGAGAAAAACCCTATGTTTACAGTGGCAGAACGTCGAAAAATGTTGGAAATGATCACTAAGGAATATGCCAATGTAGAAATTGATGATTTTAATGGGTTACTAGTTGATTATGTTAGAGAAAAACAAGTTAGCATAGTTATTAAAGGTCTTCGAGCTATATCGGATTTTGAAAATGAAATGCAAATGGCTCTGACGAATAGAAAATTAGCACCTGATATTGAAACTATTTTCATGATGACTAATCATAAATGTTCATTTTTAAGTTCCAGTGTAGTAAAAGAAGTAGTAGCTTTTGATGGATGTATTGAGGGATTAGTACCAGAACAAATTCAAGACTACATTATTGAAAAAAGGAACTCTCAAAGGAAATGATATCATATATCCGTAATTATTTACGGTTTTTAAACAGGACTAATACTTTTTTGCTAATCCCTAGAGTATATAATAACATTAGTAAAATTGTGAACAATATTAGGATAATAAATACACTTAGGGACCAAGTGACTCCTAAACCCCAAGTATAAATTAATTCTGTCCCTGTTTTGGAAATTGCCGTTACTGTATGAGAAAGACTGATATCAGCGAAAATATAATTTACAACTGGTATTGTATAAATTGCTGCTAACAATCCGTGTACCACTCTAGCACATATAAAAGGAATAATGTTAATATCTGTATCACTGGTTATACTTGCAACTTGTGCATGGACTGATAAACCACTCCAAGCGATGATTGCTCCCACAGCCATTAACTTTTGTACTAAAGGAATTTCAGCAGGCAAATTGCCGGCGATTTCGGAGCCAAGAGAAATTTCGAAAAAACCACTAATAATTGCTGGAATTAAATCGGGCTCTAGCCCCACAGATACAAAAATTGGTGCCAAAATTGCTGTTATCAAATCAACTACTCCTACAACTGTTAAAATTCTTATAATTACTGAAAAAAGTATAATAAAGCCTCCGATAAGTAATAAATTGTTGACCGAGTTTTTTATTGCATCCCCTAATAATTTACCCATGGTGCGTCCGTCCCGGTCTTTTGCATCGAACATAGCTTTAAATGCTCTAATAACTATATGTTCTTGGCTTTTTGGTTCTTTTGTTATATCAGAACTATTTTTTTTGTAAAATCGCATTAATAAACCCACAGTAAAACTAGACATATAATGGGCTGCAGCTATCATTAAACCTAATTGGGCATTGTGAAACATTCCTACTGCTACAGCCCCGAACATAAAAAGTGGATCAGCAGTATTGGTAAAGCACAATAATCTTTCCGCCTCAGTTTTAGTAAGCATACTGTCCCTTCTAAGCTTGGATGTTAGAATGGACCCAATGGGAAATCCAGAAGCCAAACCTACTGCCATAACAAAAGAACCGGCTCCAGGCACATTAAATATTGGCCTCATTAATGGTTCTAACATAACTCCCATGAAGTGGACAACGCCGAGACCCATTAAAATTTCTGCCCCGATAAAAAAAGGTAGTAAAGCCGGAAAAACTACTTCCCACCAAATATTAAGGCCATCAACTGCCGCGTCAAAAGCCCTATCAGGAAAAAGTATTAAAGAAATGGTTAGAAATGCTGCACTACATGATAGGAATAGATGAAATAATTTCCCTCCTTTAATGTTATCCATAATCAATTCCTCCTTAAAACCGGGTACATTATCATTTATATTGGTAAAAAAGGGGAATATACTTAGATTAGAGGTGGTTATTTTGACTAAAAAAATAGGTTTAGCTTTGAGCGCCGGCTCAGCCCGGGGCTTGGCTCATATAGGTGTTTTAAAAACATTAATTGACAATAATATTCCAATTGATTGCATTGCAGGAACCAGTATGGGTAGTATGGTAGGAGGTTTGTATGCTGCAGGGATACCAATTGATATTATCGAGGGCTTATCTTTAAATTTAACACAAAAAAAATGGGTGGATATAGGTGTGCCTAGAAAGGGATTTATTCGAGGTGATAAAGTTTTACAAATTCTGCGCATGTTAACTAAAGACAGCGCTATTGAAAATACCAAAATTCCCTTTGGTTGTGTGGCGACTGAATTAAACACTGGAGAACGAATTGTTTACAAACAAGGGAATTTAGCGGAAGCTATCAGGGCAAGTATTTCTATTCCGGGAGTTTTTACTCCATACGAATACGAAGGAAAAACTCTAGTAGATGGGGCATTAGTAGACCGACTACCTGTAAGTTTGTGTCGCGCTTTAGGAGCCGATTGTGTAATTTCAGTAGATGTGAGTACCCACGTGTCTAATGCTAGTATTACTAATATATTTGATGTGATAGTCCAATCAATGAATATAATGCAAGCTGAAATGTTAAAAGAAAGAAGAGAAGATAGCGATATTCTGATTAGGCCTGATGTACAAAGTATTACACCCAATCAATTCCAAAAGGCAGAAGAAGCTATTGAAGCAGGCAAAGAAGCATGTCAGGAAGTTTTACCAGCTTTAAAACAAGTAGTCGAGGAGTGTTAAAAAATGACTAACTCTAAATCACTCATTGCAAGAATTTTACAAACCTTTGCTGTAGTTGCCGTCCTAATATTATTACTAAGTCAGGTGACGCCAGATTATTATCTGGTACAACCAGGTACACCTTTAGAGTTGAGTGAGGTTATTGAAATAGACAATGATAGCCAAAAATTTGGCAATTTGTTTTTGACAACAGTGAATCAATCTCGCACCAGTGGAGTATCATTTTTGTATGGATTACTTAATCCCAATGCTGAATTACATGAAATAGAAGAAGTGATACCTCCGGAAATGGATGTGGAAGAGTATCGAGAGATGATGCAGCAACGCATGACGGACAGTCAAAACATAGCAAAAACAGTTGCTCTAGAAAATTTGGGTCATGAAATAGAATTTACTGGAGAAGGTATAAAGGTATTAGAGCTAGCAGAGGATAGTCCTGCAGAAAACATTTTAAAAAAAGATGATATTATCACTAAAGTCAACGGAGAACCCATATATTTAGCCGAAGAATTAGTCGGTTATATAGAAAATCATCCTATTGGTGAAACTGTAGAATTGACAATTGAACGAAATAACCAAGAGGAGCTAAAAACTGTAGAAACGAAAGCTCATCCTGATAATCCGGATAATTCATACTTGGGCGTTTTTATAAAAACTGTCAAATGGGAACCTATACTACCAGTTGATATAAATTTTGAAACAGGAGGTATTGGTGGTCCTTCAGCAGGTTTGATGTTTGTTTTAGAAATCATGAATCAGTTAACTGAAGAAGACTTAAGTCAAGGGCGAGTAATTGCAGGTACAGGGGCGATAGATTTAGATGGTTCCGTTAATGCGGTAGGAGGAGTAAGACATAAAGTTCGAGCTGCAGAAGCCCAAGGCGCTACTTACTTCCTGGTTCCCGAAAACAATTATGAAGAAGCTCAACAAGGGGCCGAAGATATCAAAGTTGTCAAAGTAACAAATATTGAAGAAGTTCAAGATTTTTTGGAATCACTTTAATGTAAATTTAGTCAGGATGTACAATAGGAGGCCTTATATATTCTTCTCGACCGTCTTTTTGTTTTAATAAATTATAAAAGGCTGATGCCTTCACTTCCCAGTGAAAGCATTGGCGGCAATAATGTGACAAAGACCTCAAGTCACGGGCTGGACGGGTTAAAATTGGTAAAGAAGCTCTGTCAGATATTGTTTTTAATGCCTGTCTGCC encodes the following:
- the rpe gene encoding ribulose-phosphate 3-epimerase — its product is MTLVAPSILSADLLKLEEQIKAVEAAGADMIHVDVMDGRFVPNITMGPKIVEALKRITSIPCDVHLMIEEPEKYIDKFAQAGADILTIHQEASLHLDRNIEAITAHDIKAGVSLNPATPLEQIKWVLPKLDQVLLMSVNPGFGGQKYIPYVSGKISDLDKIRKAGKYSFMIQVDGGINHSNAKQVLDSGADILVAGSAIFSSKLGLEQAIKLLKYPSPDPTSI
- a CDS encoding patatin-like phospholipase family protein; this translates as MVILTKKIGLALSAGSARGLAHIGVLKTLIDNNIPIDCIAGTSMGSMVGGLYAAGIPIDIIEGLSLNLTQKKWVDIGVPRKGFIRGDKVLQILRMLTKDSAIENTKIPFGCVATELNTGERIVYKQGNLAEAIRASISIPGVFTPYEYEGKTLVDGALVDRLPVSLCRALGADCVISVDVSTHVSNASITNIFDVIVQSMNIMQAEMLKERREDSDILIRPDVQSITPNQFQKAEEAIEAGKEACQEVLPALKQVVEEC
- a CDS encoding DegV family protein, producing MTIHIVTDSTCDLPKEIIEKYSINVVPLNVHFAENTYKDKIDLFPDEFYQKLVNSQEHPETSQPSPGDFVNCYQEIAGEKDQILSIHLSSELSGTFQSANIAKEMLPDLDITVIDSKLASLAMGLLVKKAAEAREQGASMEEIVDKIDVLKEKITLYFFVDTLEYLKRGGRIGKAQALVGSLLDIKPILTINNEGIIEPIDKVRTKKKAINKVIDLLKEAKGDVNVTAGILYSGNEQENLDMIKTKISEEFNCEDMVISPFGPVIGVHVGPGAFGVCMI
- a CDS encoding Asp23/Gls24 family envelope stress response protein; the encoded protein is MKGNIFETQYGQISLSEQVIATIAGISAIECYGLVGMASRRLKDGINEILRKEDLSKGVEIKVSEDKLVIELYIIVSYGTKISVVAHNVMEKVKYTVEYYTGLEVEEVNINVQGVRVQE
- a CDS encoding alpha/beta-type small acid-soluble spore protein, encoding MGTGQKRNKALVEGAERGLYQFKYEVASELGIQPPQSDYWGNLTSRDCGAVGGNMTRKMVEAYENQLSQTGGQ
- the spoVM gene encoding stage V sporulation protein SpoVM — protein: MKFYTIKLPGFLAKLLRGFLGKGNKGQES
- the rsgA gene encoding ribosome small subunit-dependent GTPase A; the protein is MQGRVVKIINDFYYVQGNEKNATIECKLKGNLIKDNNFPLVGDVVLVELTGEGQGMISDLSSRENRLVKPAVANVDQVIVVTSVKNPKPNLQLVDRLLVWAYFEGLQGMVCINKRELDYQKAQELAEIYKTSEINTTLISVKENDLDHLPKFFENKTSVLAGQSGVGKSSILNTLNPDLNLEVNPVSRKAGTGKHTTRHCQLLKAGGGFLVDTPGFNKKKLPEIVPEQLELAFPEIKKHSSDCKFNDCSHRKEPDCQVKKLVGTDIPTTRYEHFVKFFEELVDMERSF
- the coaD gene encoding pantetheine-phosphate adenylyltransferase, with product MKTVIYPGSFDPPTNGHLDIIQRAARVFDKVIVAVLNNPEKNPMFTVAERRKMLEMITKEYANVEIDDFNGLLVDYVREKQVSIVIKGLRAISDFENEMQMALTNRKLAPDIETIFMMTNHKCSFLSSSVVKEVVAFDGCIEGLVPEQIQDYIIEKRNSQRK
- the pknB gene encoding Stk1 family PASTA domain-containing Ser/Thr kinase is translated as MIGELLINRYQIVMHVGTGGMASVYKAKDQILNRYVAIKVLLPQFAHDEEFIKKFRREAQAAASLSHFNVVSIYDVGQDGDRHFIVMEYIEGKSLKEVIIEKAPLPVNKAVDIVCQISDALIHAHANNVVHRDIKPHNILITTEGKAKVTDFGIARAVSEATQTYTSSVMGSAHYFSPEQAKGSYTSERSDIYSVGVVLYEMLTGNVPFNGGSPVSVALKHIQEMPEKPTNYNPDIPQELERVIMRALEKDQAFRYQNVKDLMDDLRNFVDNPTYSSYFNSDFQDDYCLQDKYFKANNHREGVSPEDFPTQEIPVVGQEQSSSTSSDQGTDKVEGNNVNKKKRTKKSRPKISIKKLLLAILILGVIIGGVSWGVNRIMAFLVVPQVTVPNVQEMSLDEAQETLQEEGLDSAVTEREPHPEIEATYVIRQDPEADSTVRQNRTIGLIISEGPELLQVPDVEGMSQREAVIKLEQGGFEVQVEEKYDEVEANKVISQDPSEDTELEEGEQVYITVSLGEEPFVLPDFVGEDFEEIEEEIDDLDLELRNTYEEEDPTLPSEVITRQWPDSGEEVQPGDNVDLWVNKAEEQDEDVERHTIQLENLPTDEEIKIVVDDELGAHVVFEGVPEEDSMEIEGTEQGIVEISTQDEQGEFTQIYDIIIFPE
- a CDS encoding DAK2 domain-containing protein: MSKETIDGLMLKQMIAGGAVSLNKAKEEINSLNVFPVPDGDTGTNMNLTVKSAKEEAEKVTTNHAGEVAKAISKGALMGARGNSGVILSQLFRGFAKELEQYAEIDVKTFIKAMNSGVNTAYKAVMKPVEGTILTVAKDAAKGGQKYVRNKSETNFNELLNYVIQSTDEGVQRTPQQLKVLKEAGVVDAGGKGLYYIYYGFLMGLSGEDFSSLKVDIPIAESQIPEGHHEEDADLVYKFCTEFILSGVNQPEETEKTLKQELMAYGDSLLVVGETDIVKVHVHTNRPGKVLEDSMKFGELTDIKIDNMKKQHDTEIIKNEEPGDSKEDEFNEEQIDKVGVITVVNGAGFDEIFQSLGASHVVTGGQTMNPSTEDLINAINQIPESSVILLPNNKNIIMACEQAKEISDKQVEVIPTKTIPQGISSMMAFDPEADDMKEMAEDMGDASQEVITGEITYAVRDTKIDDMDIKKDEIIAIVDGKITNHGTESEQVLLDALNDLVSEDHEIITIYYGENTNKSKVDNLISDLEGIFTDCEIESHYGGQPLYYYTFSVE
- the rpmB gene encoding 50S ribosomal protein L28 → MANLCEICGKGNNSGASVSHSNKKTKRKWKGNIQKLKAMVDGRPKKVKVCTQCIKAGKIERAF
- the rsmD gene encoding 16S rRNA (guanine(966)-N(2))-methyltransferase RsmD; its protein translation is MRIIAGSKKGLKLHSLKSNKIRPTSDKVKESIFNMLQDITDTHVLDMFCGSGNLGLESLSRGARDVTFIDNNISAIKLVRNNVKLCEFSSQVEIIKDDIFKWLSKGVQAKNTAFDLVFADPPYRQGYTDKLLSSEELAAIISHGGLLILEHEQGKLIETELKLWKQVKEKNYGDTTITILTPLRSE
- the ylbJ gene encoding sporulation integral membrane protein YlbJ; protein product: MDNIKGGKLFHLFLSCSAAFLTISLILFPDRAFDAAVDGLNIWWEVVFPALLPFFIGAEILMGLGVVHFMGVMLEPLMRPIFNVPGAGSFVMAVGLASGFPIGSILTSKLRRDSMLTKTEAERLLCFTNTADPLFMFGAVAVGMFHNAQLGLMIAAAHYMSSFTVGLLMRFYKKNSSDITKEPKSQEHIVIRAFKAMFDAKDRDGRTMGKLLGDAIKNSVNNLLLIGGFIILFSVIIRILTVVGVVDLITAILAPIFVSVGLEPDLIPAIISGFFEISLGSEIAGNLPAEIPLVQKLMAVGAIIAWSGLSVHAQVASITSDTDINIIPFICARVVHGLLAAIYTIPVVNYIFADISLSHTVTAISKTGTELIYTWGLGVTWSLSVFIILILFTILLMLLYTLGISKKVLVLFKNRK